Proteins from a single region of Rhodospirillales bacterium:
- a CDS encoding peptide deformylase, with protein MTKMYDIIIIPDPVLKQTAQAVNCVNLDIQKQMDAMLATMYAAPGIGLAANQVNLLNRVLVMDLARTDEGEEKTPICMANPEIIWESEEMSTMEEGCLSIPRQYAEVQRPAHVRVKYLDYNGKEAELEASGLLSHCVQHEIDHLNGVLFIDYLSTLKRNMIVRKVEKLKKQTIL; from the coding sequence ATGACCAAGATGTACGACATCATCATCATCCCCGACCCGGTGCTCAAACAAACTGCTCAGGCCGTCAACTGTGTCAATCTGGATATCCAAAAGCAAATGGATGCAATGCTCGCCACCATGTACGCCGCGCCAGGCATTGGTCTAGCGGCCAATCAGGTCAATCTTCTTAACCGCGTACTGGTCATGGATCTGGCCCGCACCGACGAAGGCGAAGAAAAAACGCCTATCTGCATGGCCAACCCTGAAATCATCTGGGAATCTGAGGAAATGAGCACGATGGAGGAAGGCTGCCTTTCAATTCCGCGGCAATATGCGGAAGTGCAGCGCCCCGCCCATGTCCGTGTTAAATATCTGGATTACAATGGCAAAGAAGCCGAGTTGGAAGCTTCCGGTCTGCTCTCCCATTGTGTCCAGCATGAAATTGACCACCTCAACGGTGTGCTTTTTATTGATTATCTCTCTACGCTCAAGCGTAACATGATCGTACGCAAGGTCGAAAAACTCAAAAAACAGACTATTCTTTAG